Proteins from a single region of Mytilus trossulus isolate FHL-02 chromosome 2, PNRI_Mtr1.1.1.hap1, whole genome shotgun sequence:
- the LOC134706404 gene encoding protransforming growth factor alpha-like isoform X2, whose translation MPLLSLLFPCYSLVVAFTEGCMRSSTDNSTVSKMKYNVNNQTIPENHRLGCTYNETQTLACLNGGSCFAVEVGDRIVQCACYTKYVGIRCEMIDPEMIFGPSEKEKDVRIGLISGATAYLILILIAVLVVLYCRKIKKRRKETSTLSTANYKSDGDKVKGYTGKVKSEVTFNLIEKMSDKPELGNDT comes from the exons ATGCCATTACTGAGTCTATTGTTTCCATGCTACAGTCTGGTGGTTGCTTTCACAG AGGGTTGTATGAGAAGCTCTACTGACAATTCAACTGTCAGCAAAATGAAGTACAatgttaataaccaaacgattCCAGAAAACCATAGACTAGGTTGTACATATAACGAAACACAAACATTGGCCTGTTTAAATGGAGGATCATGCTTTGCTGTAGAAGTAGGAGACAGAATAGTGCAATGTGC ATGTTATACTAAATATGTTGGCATACGGTGTGAGATGATAGATCCGGAAATGATATTTGGTCCATCTGAAA aagaaaaaGACGTCAGAATTGGACTCATATCAGGTGCTACAGCATACCTCATCTTAATTCTTATTGCTGTGCTGGTAGTTTTATACTGTAGAAAGATTAAAAAGAGAAG GAAGGAGACGTCCACTCTTAGTACAGCGAATTATAAATCAGATGGAGACAAAGTCAAAGGTTATACTGGAAAGGTTAAATCAGAAGTAACTTTTAACCTGATAGAAAAAATGAGTGATAAACCAGAACTGGGGAATGACACTTAA
- the LOC134706404 gene encoding protransforming growth factor alpha-like isoform X1, producing MPLLSLLFPCYSLVVAFTAEGCMRSSTDNSTVSKMKYNVNNQTIPENHRLGCTYNETQTLACLNGGSCFAVEVGDRIVQCACYTKYVGIRCEMIDPEMIFGPSEKEKDVRIGLISGATAYLILILIAVLVVLYCRKIKKRRKETSTLSTANYKSDGDKVKGYTGKVKSEVTFNLIEKMSDKPELGNDT from the exons ATGCCATTACTGAGTCTATTGTTTCCATGCTACAGTCTGGTGGTTGCTTTCACAG CAGAGGGTTGTATGAGAAGCTCTACTGACAATTCAACTGTCAGCAAAATGAAGTACAatgttaataaccaaacgattCCAGAAAACCATAGACTAGGTTGTACATATAACGAAACACAAACATTGGCCTGTTTAAATGGAGGATCATGCTTTGCTGTAGAAGTAGGAGACAGAATAGTGCAATGTGC ATGTTATACTAAATATGTTGGCATACGGTGTGAGATGATAGATCCGGAAATGATATTTGGTCCATCTGAAA aagaaaaaGACGTCAGAATTGGACTCATATCAGGTGCTACAGCATACCTCATCTTAATTCTTATTGCTGTGCTGGTAGTTTTATACTGTAGAAAGATTAAAAAGAGAAG GAAGGAGACGTCCACTCTTAGTACAGCGAATTATAAATCAGATGGAGACAAAGTCAAAGGTTATACTGGAAAGGTTAAATCAGAAGTAACTTTTAACCTGATAGAAAAAATGAGTGATAAACCAGAACTGGGGAATGACACTTAA